One window from the genome of Pseudomonas fluorescens encodes:
- the tssG gene encoding type VI secretion system baseplate subunit TssG encodes MATPSRQTPGALNLSERLRRDPQRFEWLQALLLLEREHPQAEPLGSGTAPHAEALRLRGPLTPLFAASEVESLDHEPGLPPTLTTPIFGLGGPDGPLPYAYQEWLQQRARAKDHAPAEFLDLFQHRLLSLLYKVMRKHRIALGFTAPGASAVHAQLRALTGLLPKALQERQAAPDSAVLACTALYADGRRSLDGFAAIVREQFGLPVELSAYEGGWREIPPASRSRLQPGGRNLRLGRNAVAGTRVWDEHAGVRLTLGPLSTAQASGLLPTGETHPLLASLYALYFGPDLDCTLVLLVRGAGPLQLGRQAAPRLNWNGGLQRQPSLAVQRIETRLRQPEIA; translated from the coding sequence ATGGCAACCCCAAGCCGGCAAACCCCTGGTGCTCTGAACCTGAGCGAGCGACTGCGACGCGACCCGCAACGCTTCGAATGGCTCCAGGCGCTGTTGTTGCTCGAACGCGAACACCCCCAGGCCGAGCCCTTGGGCAGCGGCACCGCGCCGCACGCCGAAGCCTTGCGCCTGCGCGGGCCCTTGACGCCGCTGTTCGCCGCCAGTGAAGTCGAGAGCCTGGACCACGAACCCGGCTTGCCGCCCACCTTGACCACACCGATCTTCGGCCTCGGAGGCCCGGACGGCCCGCTGCCCTACGCCTACCAGGAATGGCTGCAACAGCGAGCGCGGGCGAAGGATCACGCCCCGGCGGAATTCCTCGACCTGTTCCAGCATCGCCTGCTCAGCCTGCTTTACAAGGTGATGCGCAAACATCGCATCGCCCTCGGTTTCACCGCCCCAGGCGCGTCCGCCGTACACGCACAGCTGCGAGCGTTGACCGGCCTGCTGCCCAAGGCCTTGCAGGAGCGCCAGGCCGCCCCCGACTCGGCGGTCCTGGCCTGCACCGCGCTGTACGCCGATGGCCGGCGTTCCCTGGACGGGTTCGCGGCGATTGTTCGCGAGCAGTTCGGCTTGCCCGTGGAACTGAGTGCCTACGAAGGTGGCTGGCGTGAAATCCCGCCCGCCAGTCGCAGCCGCCTGCAACCGGGCGGGCGCAACCTGCGCCTGGGCCGCAACGCGGTGGCCGGCACCCGGGTCTGGGACGAACATGCCGGCGTGCGCCTGACCCTCGGCCCGCTGAGCACGGCCCAGGCCAGCGGATTGCTGCCCACCGGCGAGACCCATCCGCTGCTCGCCAGCCTTTACGCCCTGTATTTCGGCCCCGACCTGGACTGCACCCTGGTGCTGCTGGTCCGCGGTGCCGGCCCGCTGCAACTGGGTCGCCAGGCAGCGCCACGGCTGAACTGGAACGGTGGCCTGCAACGCCAGCCAAGCCTGGCCGTGCAACGGATCGAAACCCGCCTTCGCCAGCCGGAGATTGCCTGA
- the tssF gene encoding type VI secretion system baseplate subunit TssF: MSDSIDPQLLDYYQRELTWLRHAGSLFAERYPKVARRLELSPGECPDPHVERLLEGFALLAARLQRRLDDDYAEFSDALLEQLYPLAMRPLPSCAIVQFEPDPSKGNLNEGYPLPRDTPLFVTTDTGQSIHFRTTAAVHLWPVHVSEALLLGSDETQALTGVVQARSALRLELRCLGESQWSTLGIDSLRVHLAASPMINAGLYDLLGAHAIKVLAGAPGSVPEPLAGLPQIVGFASDQVLLPDEDGVHPGMRLLAEYFAFPDKFGFFDLPLAGATSDSQALYLYIVFDRAPSSRLPLQASDIALGCTPVINLFPRTSEPLRPDGTRSEYRLVADSHRENSVEIHSIRGMRAISGQGVRKVPAYYGSQHGSDQTCYWHARRVSGMSPNRLGTDLMVSLVDTRFDPLVDTRDYSLTAELLCTNRHLAQSLPAGTPLGFERPGPVAWARLRNPPSPQSLPRLDGESRWRLVSQLTLNHLSLVEGPQALDALREILELHNLRDEASAHRQIEGVTGLGCERVIAHVGEDAWRGWRNGLEVRLHLDPQHFVGSSAVLFSGVLAQFFSLYATANRFVRTVLVQSDKEVKTWQPQAGKPLVL, encoded by the coding sequence ATGAGCGACTCGATTGACCCGCAACTGCTGGACTATTACCAACGGGAGCTGACCTGGTTGCGTCACGCCGGGAGCCTGTTCGCCGAGCGTTATCCCAAGGTCGCCCGGCGCCTGGAGCTGTCCCCCGGTGAATGCCCCGACCCCCACGTCGAGCGCCTGCTGGAAGGGTTCGCCCTGCTGGCCGCGCGCTTGCAACGGCGGCTGGACGACGATTACGCCGAATTCAGCGATGCCCTGCTCGAACAGCTCTACCCGCTGGCCATGCGGCCCTTGCCGTCGTGTGCCATCGTGCAGTTCGAGCCCGACCCGAGCAAAGGCAACTTGAACGAGGGCTACCCGCTGCCCCGCGACACACCGCTGTTCGTCACCACCGACACAGGCCAGAGCATTCATTTTCGCACCACGGCCGCCGTGCATCTGTGGCCAGTCCACGTCAGCGAAGCGCTGCTGCTGGGCAGCGATGAAACCCAGGCGCTGACCGGGGTGGTCCAGGCCCGTTCGGCCTTGCGCCTGGAATTGCGATGCCTGGGAGAAAGCCAGTGGTCGACGCTGGGAATCGACTCGCTGCGGGTGCACCTGGCGGCGTCACCGATGATCAACGCCGGGCTGTACGATTTGCTGGGTGCCCACGCCATCAAGGTCCTGGCCGGCGCGCCGGGCAGCGTGCCGGAGCCGTTGGCCGGCTTGCCGCAGATCGTCGGCTTCGCCAGCGACCAGGTCTTGTTGCCGGACGAGGACGGCGTGCACCCTGGCATGCGCCTGCTGGCCGAGTACTTTGCCTTCCCGGATAAATTCGGTTTCTTCGACCTGCCCCTGGCCGGCGCCACCAGCGACAGCCAGGCCTTGTACCTGTACATCGTGTTCGACCGGGCACCCAGCAGTCGCCTGCCGCTCCAGGCCAGCGACATCGCCCTCGGCTGTACGCCGGTGATCAACCTGTTCCCCCGCACGTCCGAGCCGCTGCGCCCGGATGGCACCCGTAGCGAGTACCGGTTGGTGGCCGACAGTCACCGGGAAAACAGCGTCGAGATCCACAGCATCCGGGGCATGCGCGCCATCTCCGGCCAGGGCGTGCGCAAAGTGCCGGCCTACTACGGCAGCCAGCATGGCAGCGACCAAACCTGCTACTGGCATGCGCGCCGGGTCAGCGGCATGAGCCCGAACCGGCTGGGCACCGACTTGATGGTCAGCCTGGTGGACACCCGGTTCGACCCGCTGGTCGACACCCGCGACTACAGCCTCACCGCCGAACTGCTGTGCACCAACCGCCATCTGGCCCAAAGCCTGCCGGCCGGTACGCCGCTGGGTTTCGAGCGCCCGGGACCGGTGGCCTGGGCGCGCCTGCGCAACCCACCCAGCCCGCAAAGCCTGCCGCGCCTGGACGGTGAATCGCGCTGGCGGCTGGTGTCGCAATTGACCCTCAACCATCTGTCACTGGTCGAAGGCCCCCAGGCACTGGACGCACTGCGTGAGATTCTCGAATTGCACAACCTGCGGGACGAAGCCAGCGCCCACCGACAGATCGAAGGGGTCACCGGACTGGGCTGCGAGCGCGTCATCGCCCATGTCGGCGAAGACGCCTGGCGCGGCTGGCGCAACGGCCTGGAGGTGCGCCTGCACCTGGATCCGCAACATTTTGTCGGCAGCAGCGCCGTGCTCTTCTCCGGTGTGCTGGCGCAGTTCTTTTCCCTTTACGCCACTGCCAACCGCTTCGTACGCACGGTGCTGGTCCAGTCCGACAAGGAGGTGAAGACATGGCAACCCCAAGCCGGCAAACCCCTGGTGCTCTGA
- the tssE gene encoding type VI secretion system baseplate subunit TssE, whose translation MAGFGLRPPLFERLASPADDTGRAFDRQALQDSVHAELSRLFNTRRGPRALTDPPSILDYGIADWTALQQQRSDDRRQLTREIRQAITHFEPRLRLGEVQVCPVPGHPQQLCIRLSGELRGDLHAWPVAFVIEPAGDGLEVRHERLD comes from the coding sequence ATGGCTGGCTTCGGGCTGCGCCCACCCCTGTTCGAACGCCTGGCCAGCCCGGCGGACGACACCGGGCGGGCGTTCGACCGACAGGCGTTGCAAGACTCGGTGCATGCCGAACTGTCGCGCCTGTTCAATACCCGACGCGGTCCACGGGCGCTGACCGATCCACCGAGCATCCTCGACTACGGCATCGCCGACTGGACCGCGCTGCAACAGCAGCGCAGCGATGACCGGCGCCAACTGACCCGGGAAATCCGCCAGGCCATCACCCACTTCGAACCTCGCCTGCGTCTGGGCGAGGTCCAGGTCTGCCCAGTGCCGGGCCATCCGCAGCAACTGTGCATTCGGCTGTCGGGCGAGTTGCGTGGCGACCTGCACGCCTGGCCCGTGGCCTTTGTCATCGAGCCCGCCGGCGACGGCCTGGAGGTACGCCATGAGCGACTCGATTGA
- a CDS encoding Hcp family type VI secretion system effector, with the protein MDAIILDLGGDIKGDSLLEGFTDKIEVMSYSHNVAMQVTNDVSNSERTSGRPHIGEFTLTKFVDSSTPTLNEYCCAGKPIPQAVITIGRNAAEGSGKLMPFIIYTLTNVVLSNVSVSGGTGGKPVETLSLNFTKIKWELTAQKDDGTKEGTAGTTWDLAANKMTK; encoded by the coding sequence ATGGATGCAATCATTCTCGACCTCGGCGGCGACATCAAGGGCGACAGCCTGCTGGAGGGGTTCACGGACAAGATCGAGGTCATGTCCTACAGCCATAACGTGGCAATGCAGGTCACCAACGACGTCAGTAACTCGGAGCGCACCTCCGGCCGGCCCCACATCGGCGAATTCACCCTGACCAAATTCGTCGACAGCTCCACCCCCACCCTCAATGAGTATTGCTGCGCCGGCAAGCCAATCCCGCAAGCCGTCATCACCATCGGCCGCAACGCCGCCGAGGGCAGCGGCAAACTCATGCCCTTCATCATCTACACCCTGACCAACGTCGTGCTGTCCAACGTCAGTGTCAGTGGCGGCACCGGCGGCAAACCGGTGGAAACCCTGTCGCTGAACTTCACCAAGATCAAATGGGAACTCACCGCACAGAAAGACGACGGTACCAAGGAAGGCACGGCGGGCACGACCTGGGACCTGGCCGCCAACAAAATGACCAAGTAA
- the tssC gene encoding type VI secretion system contractile sheath large subunit, giving the protein MPASSSAQTSESTTQTLSLLDKIIAEGRMAHDDSQQDYARDMLAEFATQVLDEGMAIDKDTVAMINDRISQIDELISAQLNEVLHHPDLQKLEASWRGLHLLVQNTETSTRLKLRLLNVTQKELQNDLEKAVEFDQSALFKKIYEEEYGTFGGHPFSLLVGDYTFGRHPQDIGLLEKLSNVAAAAHAPFIAAASPRLFDMTSFTELAIPRDLSKIFESQELIKWRAFRESEDSRYVSLVLPHFLLRLPYGPDTLPVEGINYVEDVNGTDHSKYLWGNAAWTLAQRITEAFAKYGWCAAIRGAEGGGAVEGLPAHTFRTSSGDLSLKCPTEVAITDRREKELNDLGFISLCHKKNSDVAVFFGGQTTNKAKVYNTNEANANARISAMLPYVLAASRFAHYLKVIMRDKVGSFMTRDNVQTYLNNWIADYVLINDNAPQEIKAQYPLREARVDVTEVAGKPGAYKATVFLRPHFQLEELTASIRLVATLPPPVAA; this is encoded by the coding sequence ATGCCTGCTTCATCCAGCGCTCAAACCAGCGAGAGCACGACCCAGACCCTGTCCCTGCTGGACAAGATCATCGCCGAAGGCCGCATGGCCCACGACGACAGCCAGCAAGACTACGCCCGCGACATGCTGGCCGAATTCGCCACTCAGGTCCTCGACGAAGGCATGGCCATCGACAAGGACACGGTGGCGATGATCAACGACCGCATCAGCCAGATCGACGAGTTGATCAGCGCCCAGCTCAACGAAGTGCTGCACCACCCCGACCTGCAGAAACTCGAAGCCTCCTGGCGCGGCCTGCACTTGCTGGTGCAGAACACCGAAACCAGCACCCGGCTGAAATTGCGCCTGCTCAACGTCACTCAGAAAGAACTGCAGAACGACCTGGAAAAAGCCGTCGAATTCGACCAGAGCGCGCTGTTCAAGAAAATCTACGAGGAAGAATACGGCACCTTTGGCGGGCATCCGTTCAGCCTGCTGGTGGGTGACTACACCTTTGGCCGGCATCCCCAGGACATCGGCCTGCTGGAAAAACTCTCGAACGTCGCCGCCGCTGCGCACGCCCCGTTCATCGCCGCCGCCAGCCCGCGGTTGTTCGACATGACCAGCTTCACCGAACTGGCGATCCCCCGGGACCTGTCGAAGATTTTCGAGAGCCAGGAACTGATCAAGTGGCGCGCCTTCCGGGAAAGCGAAGACTCGCGTTATGTGTCCCTGGTGTTGCCGCACTTCCTGCTGCGCCTGCCCTACGGCCCGGACACGCTGCCGGTGGAAGGCATCAACTACGTCGAAGACGTCAACGGCACCGACCACAGCAAGTACCTGTGGGGCAATGCCGCCTGGACGCTGGCGCAACGCATTACCGAAGCCTTCGCCAAATATGGCTGGTGCGCGGCGATTCGCGGGGCCGAAGGTGGTGGCGCGGTCGAAGGCCTGCCGGCACATACCTTCCGTACCAGCTCCGGGGACCTGTCGCTCAAATGCCCGACCGAAGTGGCGATCACCGACCGCCGTGAAAAAGAACTCAACGACCTGGGCTTCATCTCCCTGTGCCACAAGAAAAACAGCGACGTGGCGGTGTTCTTCGGCGGCCAGACCACCAACAAGGCCAAGGTCTACAACACCAACGAGGCCAACGCCAACGCGCGGATCTCGGCGATGTTGCCGTATGTACTCGCGGCTTCGCGTTTTGCCCATTACCTGAAGGTGATCATGCGTGACAAGGTCGGCAGTTTCATGACCCGCGACAACGTGCAGACCTACCTCAACAACTGGATTGCCGACTACGTGCTGATCAATGACAACGCGCCGCAAGAGATCAAGGCGCAGTACCCATTGCGCGAAGCCCGGGTGGACGTGACGGAGGTGGCCGGCAAGCCCGGCGCCTACAAGGCCACGGTGTTCCTGCGGCCGCACTTCCAACTGGAGGAGTTGACCGCGTCGATCCGCCTGGTGGCGACCCTGCCGCCGCCGGTAGCTGCCTGA
- the tssB gene encoding type VI secretion system contractile sheath small subunit, giving the protein MAESTQHKLDRVRPPRVQITYDVEIGNAIEKKELPLVVGILADLSGKPLDPLPKLNERRFTEIDRDNFNEVLASISPRATLQVNNTLSGDDSKLNIELNFRHIDDFDPVKVVEQVTPLRRLFEARQRLRDLLTKLDGNDDLDKLLRDVIANTEGLQEIKSARPQDATQELPTVAANDDPAPAEPQA; this is encoded by the coding sequence ATGGCAGAAAGTACCCAGCACAAGCTCGACAGAGTCCGTCCTCCCCGCGTCCAGATCACCTATGACGTGGAAATCGGCAACGCCATCGAGAAAAAAGAATTGCCACTGGTGGTCGGCATTCTGGCCGACCTCTCGGGCAAGCCGTTGGACCCGCTGCCCAAGCTCAATGAGCGGCGCTTCACGGAAATCGATCGGGACAACTTCAACGAGGTGCTCGCCTCCATCTCCCCCCGCGCCACGCTGCAGGTGAACAACACCCTCAGCGGCGACGACAGCAAGCTCAACATCGAGCTCAACTTCCGCCACATCGACGACTTCGACCCGGTCAAGGTCGTGGAGCAGGTCACGCCGTTGCGTCGGTTGTTCGAGGCGCGCCAACGCCTGCGGGATCTGTTGACCAAGCTCGACGGCAACGATGACCTGGACAAATTGCTGCGTGACGTGATCGCCAACACCGAGGGCCTGCAGGAGATCAAGTCGGCCCGGCCCCAGGACGCGACGCAGGAGTTGCCGACCGTCGCCGCCAACGATGACCCTGCCCCGGCCGAACCACAGGCCTGA
- the tssK gene encoding type VI secretion system baseplate subunit TssK yields MSLLPDAVCWHEGMQLLPQHFQLQGLRAEALAAHFAGACNPWFWGVSQLEVDPSALSAGQVRLLQLQGTLPDGLPVNLQAGVGPTLELDITEAIDKTADATVTVYLAVSPLWRAGQLLPLKGRLQSVVGEALPDLTSGEFPESITVWRPNPRLCTQLSKADSICLPLLRIRKEGGGFWRVPYTPPTPVLLPESVLGRRVAGVCARAREKCMFLAGRLRQAQAAGNQDDAMEIRRQLTALWARLPEVEGALNTRVATPQALYGLLLGLAGSWSALDPLAGVPAFAPLDFLELQHGYEPLLDWLETTLELVRAGYRSLAFERNEQVFSIQLPDDQPDQRLVIGLRMPNGASEQAAADWLRGAIIASARHVPLLSRQRMSGLSHQAMSRNEQVAYSVGDDTRLFVVAASGQWFDGQLPLHIVAPASAQASSPWQVVLFVAQASESA; encoded by the coding sequence ATGAGTCTGTTACCTGACGCGGTGTGCTGGCATGAGGGCATGCAATTGCTGCCCCAGCATTTTCAATTGCAGGGGCTGCGTGCCGAGGCCTTGGCTGCGCATTTCGCCGGGGCCTGCAACCCTTGGTTCTGGGGCGTCAGCCAGTTGGAGGTCGACCCGTCGGCCCTCAGCGCCGGCCAGGTACGGCTGCTGCAATTGCAAGGGACCTTGCCGGATGGCTTGCCGGTCAACCTGCAGGCTGGCGTCGGGCCGACGCTGGAGCTGGACATCACCGAGGCCATCGACAAGACCGCCGACGCCACCGTGACCGTGTACCTGGCCGTCAGCCCACTGTGGCGCGCCGGGCAACTGCTGCCGCTCAAGGGCCGTTTGCAGTCGGTGGTCGGCGAGGCGTTGCCGGACCTCACCAGCGGTGAGTTTCCCGAATCGATCACTGTCTGGCGACCCAACCCGAGGTTGTGCACGCAACTGAGCAAGGCCGATTCGATCTGCCTGCCGTTGCTGCGCATCCGCAAGGAGGGCGGTGGCTTCTGGCGCGTGCCCTACACGCCACCAACGCCGGTCCTGTTGCCGGAATCGGTCCTCGGCCGGCGGGTCGCCGGGGTGTGTGCCCGGGCCCGGGAAAAGTGCATGTTCCTCGCCGGTCGCTTGCGTCAGGCCCAGGCGGCCGGCAACCAGGACGATGCCATGGAGATTCGCCGGCAATTGACCGCCTTGTGGGCGCGCTTGCCGGAAGTCGAAGGGGCGCTGAACACCCGCGTGGCGACGCCCCAGGCACTCTACGGTTTGCTGCTGGGGCTGGCCGGGAGCTGGTCGGCCCTCGATCCGCTGGCGGGCGTCCCGGCCTTCGCACCGTTGGATTTTCTCGAGTTGCAGCATGGCTACGAGCCGTTGCTGGATTGGCTGGAAACCACCCTGGAGCTGGTCCGTGCCGGCTATCGCAGCCTGGCCTTCGAGCGCAACGAGCAGGTCTTCTCGATCCAGTTGCCGGACGACCAGCCGGATCAACGCCTGGTGATCGGCCTGCGCATGCCCAACGGTGCCAGCGAGCAGGCGGCGGCCGACTGGTTGCGCGGGGCGATCATCGCGTCGGCGCGCCACGTCCCGCTGCTGAGCCGGCAACGCATGAGCGGTTTGTCCCACCAGGCCATGAGCCGCAACGAACAGGTGGCCTACAGCGTCGGCGACGACACCCGTTTGTTCGTGGTGGCCGCCAGCGGGCAATGGTTCGACGGGCAATTGCCGCTGCACATCGTGGCACCGGCATCGGCCCAGGCCAGCAGCCCGTGGCAAGTGGTGTTGTTCGTGGCGCAAGCCAGTGAAAGTGCCTGA
- a CDS encoding DotU family type IV/VI secretion system protein: protein MPDGSGGAVRSLHEAPLSSAFRQAWLKWSQEWQDLPRDSDPAVLVNRVVEFSGRSAQRLWRVAFATVGDAATEQVKALVYAFVALVDETLLFSPWPGQLAWQQHPLESRMYASRQAGERLPAAIKKLLDEQMPGTRDLANVYLQCLILGFQGRLRGEPGQVQQAKWRAALFTFAWQHDPDYVDVSQRLALAAATPPVRMPVQQSLPDGLRLGLAILAMVLLLTGLGQVFWRDIRLELEPVLQLNESAVVQEQDS from the coding sequence ATGCCTGACGGAAGTGGCGGGGCGGTTCGGAGTCTGCATGAGGCGCCGCTGAGCAGCGCTTTTCGCCAGGCCTGGCTGAAGTGGTCCCAGGAGTGGCAAGACTTGCCCAGGGACAGCGACCCCGCGGTTTTGGTCAACCGGGTGGTGGAGTTTTCCGGGCGCAGTGCCCAACGCCTGTGGCGGGTGGCCTTCGCCACCGTCGGCGATGCGGCCACCGAGCAGGTCAAGGCGCTGGTCTATGCCTTCGTCGCGCTGGTGGACGAAACCCTGTTGTTCAGCCCTTGGCCCGGCCAACTGGCCTGGCAGCAGCACCCCCTCGAATCACGCATGTATGCCAGTCGCCAGGCCGGCGAGCGCTTGCCGGCGGCGATCAAGAAATTGCTGGACGAGCAGATGCCCGGTACCCGGGACCTGGCGAACGTCTACCTGCAGTGCCTGATCCTGGGGTTCCAGGGGCGATTGCGGGGCGAGCCCGGCCAGGTCCAGCAGGCCAAGTGGCGCGCGGCGCTGTTCACCTTCGCCTGGCAACACGACCCCGATTACGTCGACGTCAGCCAGCGCCTGGCGTTGGCCGCGGCGACACCTCCGGTGCGTATGCCGGTGCAGCAGTCGTTGCCGGACGGCTTGCGCCTGGGGCTGGCGATCCTGGCGATGGTGTTGTTGCTGACCGGCTTGGGGCAGGTGTTCTGGCGTGACATCCGTTTGGAACTCGAGCCGGTGTTGCAACTGAACGAGTCGGCGGTGGTTCAGGAGCAGGATTCATGA